The genome window ATTTATCGAAAGAAAGAGGCTGAAGAGGATGAAACTTATGTATTGATTGATAGTGTTGCTACAGCCACAAATGGTTTACAATATATTGATTATGGTCAAGCCCCATTCATCTTAGAAGAGTTAGTAAAATATAAATATAAAGTAAAAACACTTGGGAGTTATGGCGTCACTCATATCAGAGAACCTCTAGAAAATTGGTCACAAGAAGTTGTGGCAGAACTTTTAGATATCATACCTCCTTGCCCTCCTATTTTGAGTTTAGATAAACTCAATTGCGATGTATTAGCACAACTTTCTATGAATATGCAATTCGGTGAATGCCCATCAGAAAACTATACCAATAAACTACGATGGGTCGACAATACTGATGAAAGCTGCACAGAGCTACCGTCATCCTATAACATTTACTTTAGCCCTAGAATAGCAAATGAAAAAGGTGCCTTCACATTAATAGCATCTACTGATGATCATCATTTTTATGATACTGATTTATTCTCTGCTGCTGGCTGCTACGCTGTTACTGCGGTCGATTTAAGTGGAAATGAAAGCGACTTTAGCAATATTGAATGTCAGGATAATTGCCCATACATTGAGTTCCCAAATGCTTTTAGTCCAAATGGAGATGGCATCAATGATACTTTTACGCCAATGAAATGTCCTAGATTTGTAGAAAGTATCACATTTTCTGTATTTAATAGATGGGGTCAAATTATTTATGAAGGAAATGAAAATCCTCAAATACATTGGGAAGGGCATGACAATAATGGGAATGCAGTAAGCCCGGGTGTATATTTCTACGAAGCTAGAGTTCGATTCTTCCGATTAGAAGAAAAGCATGAGCTTGACATCTATAAAGGATGGATACAAATTCTGTCTGAAGAAATCAGACAAACACCATAAATCATTCCTGTTAAAATCATAAATTACAGCCTATACATTCACCAAGTATAGGCTGTTATTTTTTTACCCACCTTTTTAAGATTAAGTACACACAGACTTGAGTATTCAAATAAGAAGTACTCACGTTTAGTACTCGACAATACTTCTAACATACTGCAATATTCAAAGAATTTCGATTAACGAACCCAATCCTAAGTCTTGGAAAATTGTCCTTTGATGTAATTTTCCCTAATTTCTTGCATTGCCCATTAACTCAATAAATGCAGATACACATTCATGCTTACTATAAAAAAAATTCTATTTACCTTTTTCCTACTAAGCTTAAATTTCTTACTCTGTTTTGAAGCTTCAGCAACCCACATTCGTGCAGGTGATTTGTCTGTTAGAAGAATTGGTAATAGCTCATTAGAATATGAAATTACTGTTTTCCTGTATCGTGATTTTGAAGGTATTCCTGCTCAAGCTGGTGAAATTAGCTTTGGAACAGGAGACTCTGAAAGTGTAAATCCTCAATCGCAAGGTTTTATAAATGATGGAACAACAGAAGTACTTCTTTATCAGACTACTTATATTTTCCCATCTCCTGGTTGGTACGATATCAGTTATTTAGAAAGTAACCGTAACGATAATGTACTCAACATGGATTTTTCAGGAGCTACTCCTTTTTATATCGAATCTAGCTTTTTAATTAATCCAATATTAGGACTGAACTCATCACCTGTTCTTCTGATTGCTCCCGTTGATAAAGCTGCCATAGGACAACGTTTTATTCATAACCCAGGTGCTTTTGATGCAGAAGGAGATAGTCTTGCATATCGTATGACTATTTGTAAACAAGGAAAAGATACAGACGTTGAAAATTACCGTTTCCCTAATAATCCAAATGAGAATTGGACTGAAATGACTGAGGACGGTGACACCCCAGGACAATTCTACATTGACCCCATCACTGGAGACTTAGTTTGGGATGCACCATCTGAAGCAGGAGAATATAATGTTGCCTTTTTCGTAGATGAGTTTAGAGATGGAGAAATAATTAGTTCTGTAAATAGGGATATGCAGATTGTTGTGGAAGATTATGATAATGAAAGACCAGAACTAATTATACCAAATGATACCTGTATCGTTGTTGGAGACATTTTGCTTGACACTATTTATGCCATAGACCCAGACTCCGACAGAGTAACTTTATCCCTTGAAACGATTGTACCTCCAAATGACGAACCAGACTTTAGGGTTTTAGGGCTTCAACCCCCAAATGGTTATGAAGAAGGTGTATTTACTTGGAGTCCTAGTTGTGGAGCCGTTAGAGAATTGCCTTATGAATTTACATTTAAGGCGAAAGATGAAAGACAAGGAGGTCGAAATATAGCTGAACTTGTCGATCTCAAAACATGGCGAGTAACAGTTGTTGGTCCTCCACCTCAAAACCTAAATGCCGAATTGGACGAAGGCTTACCTCAAATCACGTTGACATGGGATGATTATACCTGTGAAAATGCTGAAACAATGGTTATTTACAGGAAAAAAGGATCTTTCGAATTTGATCCTGTCTGTGAAACAGGTATTCCTGATTATACTGGTTATGAATATTTGGGAGAAGTTCCAATTGATGAAACAACTTATATAGACCAAGACCTTGAAAGAGGAACTAACTATTGTTACAGAATCTACGCAGTATTTAGAGGTCCACAAGGTGGAGAAAGTATTAGTTCCACGGAAGTATGTTCCTTTGTACCAGACTTATTTTATATGACAAATGTGACTGTCGATGAAACAGATACAAACAGTGGTCAAATCACTATAAGATGGACACAACCTGATCCTGAATTGGTTGATGACTACAATGTGATCACATATGACTTATACCGAACTACCCAAAGTAATCTCGGTACCATGACTTTAATTGAGGATAATATTTCTGAAAGTGACACTACATATATTGATCAGATACTCAATACTACCCAAGAAGATTATGCTTATCAAGTTACTTTAAAAGGGGACGGTGACTCTATTTCAAGTTCAATACTCACCACACAAGTTCGTTTAGGAGCTGCACCTTCTTCTGAAAGTATTACCATAAATTGGAAAGCAGATGTTCCTTGGAATCTCACGAGTACCTATCTTCATTATGTCTATCGAAAATTAGCTACCGAAGATGAAAGCGACTATCAGTTAATTGATAGTGTTTCTACTCAAACGAGTGGCCTATCTTATACCGATACAGGAGCAGAACCATTCACACTGGAAGAACTCACTGAGTATAATTATGTGGTACAAACTTTCGGTTCCTACGAAGTACCTCTAATCAGGGAGCCTTTGGAGAACTGGTCTCAAGAAATTATCACATCTTTATTGGATACTATTCCACCTTGCCCTCCAGTTCTGACATTAGACCTTCTGAACTGTGATCTCTTACCTCAAATTGGAGATATTTCTCCTACAGAAGATTGTATTTCTGATTCATTTGAAAACAGAACTTCTTGGGTAAATAACCCTGATGAAAATTGTACGGAACCTGTAGCTTATTACAAACTATACTACAGTCCACGTCCTTCGGATAGTAAAGAAGATTATATACTTCTTGATTCTCTTACAGACCTTTCATTCATACATTCTGACCTAGTTTCTGTTGCTGGCTGTTATGCGGTAACAGCACTAGATGTGAATGGAAATGAAAGTGACTTCAGTAATATTGAATGTCAAGACACCTGTCCTCTATTTGAATTGCCAAATGCTTTCAGTCCTAATAATGATGGGATCAATGATTTCTTCACACCAATGAAGTGCCCAAGATTTGTCAAAGAAGTTGACTTTAAAGTGTTTAATCGTTGGGGAGAACTTATGTATGAAAACAATGAAGACCCATTAATTAATTGGGATGGAACAAACACCAATGGGAATCCTGTAAGCCCAGGTGTTTACTATTACGAAGCTGAAGT of Sediminitomix flava contains these proteins:
- a CDS encoding T9SS type B sorting domain-containing protein, encoding MLTIKKILFTFFLLSLNFLLCFEASATHIRAGDLSVRRIGNSSLEYEITVFLYRDFEGIPAQAGEISFGTGDSESVNPQSQGFINDGTTEVLLYQTTYIFPSPGWYDISYLESNRNDNVLNMDFSGATPFYIESSFLINPILGLNSSPVLLIAPVDKAAIGQRFIHNPGAFDAEGDSLAYRMTICKQGKDTDVENYRFPNNPNENWTEMTEDGDTPGQFYIDPITGDLVWDAPSEAGEYNVAFFVDEFRDGEIISSVNRDMQIVVEDYDNERPELIIPNDTCIVVGDILLDTIYAIDPDSDRVTLSLETIVPPNDEPDFRVLGLQPPNGYEEGVFTWSPSCGAVRELPYEFTFKAKDERQGGRNIAELVDLKTWRVTVVGPPPQNLNAELDEGLPQITLTWDDYTCENAETMVIYRKKGSFEFDPVCETGIPDYTGYEYLGEVPIDETTYIDQDLERGTNYCYRIYAVFRGPQGGESISSTEVCSFVPDLFYMTNVTVDETDTNSGQITIRWTQPDPELVDDYNVITYDLYRTTQSNLGTMTLIEDNISESDTTYIDQILNTTQEDYAYQVTLKGDGDSISSSILTTQVRLGAAPSSESITINWKADVPWNLTSTYLHYVYRKLATEDESDYQLIDSVSTQTSGLSYTDTGAEPFTLEELTEYNYVVQTFGSYEVPLIREPLENWSQEIITSLLDTIPPCPPVLTLDLLNCDLLPQIGDISPTEDCISDSFENRTSWVNNPDENCTEPVAYYKLYYSPRPSDSKEDYILLDSLTDLSFIHSDLVSVAGCYAVTALDVNGNESDFSNIECQDTCPLFELPNAFSPNNDGINDFFTPMKCPRFVKEVDFKVFNRWGELMYENNEDPLINWDGTNTNGNPVSPGVYYYEAEVSFYRLEESQETERFKGWIQVLTNEVKNAPK